In the genome of Etheostoma cragini isolate CJK2018 chromosome 5, CSU_Ecrag_1.0, whole genome shotgun sequence, the window GAAAAAGATGTGGTTGTGTCTCTGAGCCATGAGTCACTTGCACTGCAGAGCAGACTGGATGCAGAGCAAGAGTCCATCCGGAGAATGGAGGCCGTTTTGGCATTGGTGGGGCGTTTTCCTTCTGGGGAGATGGCACCTGGGGAGGGACCCACCCTGCAGGTACACACAGACTAActaacaacagtttttttcccttaaaaGCCATAACCACTttgaactcacacatgcaccGACTTCACAGTCTAATCCCCCAACCCCAGACTTCCTTCTACCCTCCTACTGTgcaatattaaatattcaatacTACTGATAATATTGAAATACTGTGCAATTCTATTACTGTGAAATATCTGTATACTTACTCTCATTGTCCAATATCTGTTACTTATTGAATACTGTATGATCACCACTATTGTGCAATATTCAAATAATGTGCAATAACCCACACTGCATATCACATTGTATATAaaatcagatttatttattttatatatgtacattGGGCTTTTAATCTTGTTGTACGTGTGTCCAGtgacaataaaaggcattctGTTCTATTCCATAGTTGCCAGGTAGTTTCAGTTTGTTAGTTCTTGCTCTGTTATCACATTGAAATACGTAATGGCTTTGGTGCCTTCCCTCTTGTTCTTCAGGAGTGTGCCCGGATCTTTGAGACTTTACAAACAGACTATTATGAAGAATACAAGACAATGGGATTGGCAGACCTGGCTGTAGCTGTTGTTCAGCCGTTACTTAAAGAGAAAGTTCGTTCCTGGGACCCTCTGAAGGTAGAGTATGCGTTTGCATTTATCTTATTTTGTGGTAAGTACAACTTTAATCATCAGTAATTCGTACTGAAGCTACCACTTCTCATACTGTTCTCTAAATATTTCAGGACAGCTCCTATTGTCTGGAAGACATCGGTCAGTGGAGAGCAATCCTTGAATCTAGAGACCTCCGTAACAGTACCCCAGATTCCAACATGGACCCTTACCACAGGTCATTTTAAACACCCAGAATGTATAATAAGCTGTGCTCGTCTTTACATAAATCAATTGATTTTTGACTTAACGTATTTGTGACATGTGTGTCCTATCTTTGTCGTTCCAGACTGTTGTGGGAAGTTTGGATCCCAGTGATGCGGCCCTGTGTGTCAAGCTGGCAGCCTCGTTTAGTAGGGCCAATGGTGGACTGCGTGGAAGTGTGGGCTCCTCTTCTTCCCATGTGGATCCTGGATCACCTGATGGAGCAGCTGATCTTACCACGCCTACAGCGAGAGGCATGACACATCTCCACATAAAGACATACTTATCTCGTTGGAGAGAAACTCCCATGATTTTGATCATTTCACGTAATTTACTTGTGGATACTGTGagctgttttcattcatttctattTTGGCAGGTGGATAACTGGAACCCTTTAACTGACACAGTGCCCATCCACTCCTGGATCCATCCGTGGCTTCCTCTGCTCCAATCCCGTCTAGAGCCTCTTTACCCACCAATCAGGAGCAAACTATCTAATGCCTTGCAGCGATGGCATCCCAGCGACGCTTCAGCCCGCCTCATCCTGCAGCCTTGGAAAGATGTTTTCACACCAGGTGCATGGGAGGCCTTCATGGTGAAAAATATCATCCCTAAACTAGGTATGTCTTCATCAGTGACAGTGATGGCAGTACAAAAGGCCATCTGTGGGTAGTGATTGTTGGAATGCATGTCAGGGGGTGGCGTGAACTCGTGCTTCGCACATGTGCAGGTCCTCGTGACCTAACACACAACTAAAACACAGTAATAGCAGACGCTcatgtttgtactgttgctttattgattaaatatcaaaaataaatctcCGTCCGTGTTTTGTCAGACGCACCTGGGCAAAGTAAGAAAATGGAATCAGCTTAAATTACAGTCCTAATTTAGTCCTTCGCAAGAATGGCAGTGGAAGAAAATGTTAATTCTTATCCTTTACTGTCCcttcttctcccctctggtTTCTCTTCTTCATTTGATGGTTTCTGTTTCCCTCTTCAGCTCTGTGCCTGGAAGAGCTGGTTATCAACCCTCATCAGCAGCAGATGGAGCCATTTCACTGGGTGATGGACTGGGAGGGCATGTTGTCCCCTTCCAGCCTTGTGTCTCTGCTGGACAAAAACTTCTTTACAAAATGGTTGCAGGTCAGTGAATATACTTAAACAGACCGAAAGTACTTAACCACAATTAATTATTGTATctacttcattttatttaatgttgagcttttttgtgactttatggctgtttttgttttggtgattTTAGGTCCTATGTTCATGGTTGAGCAACAGTCCTAACTATGAGGAAATCACTAAATGGTACCTGGGTTGGAAAAGCATGTTTAGTGACGCCTTGTTGTCACAGACGCTCATCAAAGAGAAATTCAACGAAGCTTTGGACATCATGAACCGCGCAGTGTCGTCGGGCATGGGTTGGTGTTACACACggtcttaaaaaataaacatgaaaaatatagAAAAGCCTTCCTTTATAATACATGATAattcatcccttttttttctctgtcacaaCAAAACATACTAAAACCCTAATTCTTTTTCATATCCACAGGTGGATATATGCAACCGGGTGCAAGGGAGAATATTGCATATCTGACACAGACCGAGAGACGAAAGGACTTCCAGTATGAAGCAATGCAGGAGCGCAGGGATGCTGAGAGCGTGGCTCACAGAGGGATCAGTACTGGTGTGCCTACTAACTTCAAAGATCTTATCCAGACTAAGGCAGAGGagaacaacattgtttttatgccCTTAGTTGCCAAACGGCATGAGGGCAAACAGCTGTACACCTTTGGCCGTATTGTCATTTACATTGACAGAGGGGTTGTGTTCGTGCAAGGAGAAAAGACTTGGGTGCCCACGTCTTTGCAGAGTCTGATAGATATGGCCAAGTGAGGGTGGGCTGACTGATTCCTTGGTCTGCTAAGTGTAAAAGAGAATAAGTAGCGCAAATTTTAACTTCAGTATGCTGATCCTTGTTGTATGtgtctttgtacatttttaaactgtcacAAGAACtgaataaatcatttcaaatgtatgtggtctatttttttgctgttactTACATGTAACAGCTTACATGAAATTTAAATAAGTACATATGTGTAAGTTCAGTATAGTGTAGCGCACATAAACGCTCAACCCAGGCAAGGCAAATTTCtctataaaatatatttcttgGCAATCCAAAAATACTTGCGTACTTATGTAGTATTagtaattttatttacatgtgcaAAAAGTACATTGTTAATATTTACGTACGTGATTTTAATATCTTAAATGATTATGATATTGCTACGTTTAATGCGcctattataatttttttgtcgTAAGGTCTTCTGAGTTACTTTTTATCCTGTAGATGGCAGTCTACCTGCTGGTTCCTCTTTTGGCTCGATTTTGTTTTTGGCACAGCAGAGCTTCCGTCCGTCTTCGGCGCTTTGCTGTTGAGGGTTGAACAAAGTGTCCTGAACATATGCATTTGCGCACGATTTAAGGAttccagttgtttttttgtgtaccaAAAAGGTATGTGGCTATTCTAGATATCATATCaatcttaaaatatatttgtctgtTTGGTATCTATGATTGGAAACTTGACTTTATGAGCCGAAAGACTAGCGTTAAGTGCTGTTAGCCaaaaagctagctagctagtcagcCATTACAGCGCAACATAAACATAGTTGACACGTAAAGTTACTTTAACTCACATCAGAAAGTTTTCTCGGCTTATCTCAATTGTATTGTATTCAGCCTAAATATTTCCCATATTTATCTAGCCCCCCCATGTCGGCTGACGCCCTGAAGAAGAGAAAGTCTAAGGTTCTCCGCAGTGAAGGAGGAACCCCGGAGATGAAGCGAGGTCGCGGGGAAGGAGACCcgcaggtaacgttaacgtcaTGACGCCACCGAGGCCCGGTGGACGCGAACGGAGAGGCTGCAGTGTGTAGCAAGATTTTCACAAAGACCTAATTACTTTATTCACTCTAGCGAATTGTAGAGATACTTCTCTCCTGAAATATCAATGTATATACTTTTAGGTTTGGGTCAAAGGTCCTTGTGTAATTGAAACACACAAATCTTGGTGATAAACAAACCATGAATACAAAAACTAGGTTAGATTGACATGCACTGTGTTGTTACCACCCAGGTAACCATATGATAAGTTAGGATAGTGAAAATATGAGTTATCAAaattaatgtttgagttaagcCCAGAGTTTTGAAATTTGGGACCGGAATTAAGGCGCCACTTCTTTGACCACCAGTCTGAGTCCCTGCTAgttgtgttaaaatgaattCAGGACTCTGACTTCTTGTTCTGATAGCACCAATAAGTTAAAAGTGTGACCAACAGTGGTGCTGTTGATAGACTGGTCacattgatttcattttttttgtaattttctagGATTTGCGAGTATATAGTGAGGAAGTGGAGCTGGACAGCAGGGACCCTGAGCAGGACTTCCTGCAGTACAAAGAGTCATGCGAGAGTTTGGCCACACTCATGAGTGAGATCCAGGAGCTGAAAGCGAATGGAGCCAAGGAGGGGGTAAGCATCATTCAGACTTATTACAGACTGATTCCATAGTCAGTAATAATGTCATCACGTTACAGACTAGTTAAACTCATCGAGTGATGTGCTGGTTTGTCACTGACTGTAGAAATAAGTACATTCCTCCATAGCAGAAAATTATACATGAGGTTTGTGGTATTGGTAAATCTTATACATCACAATATGGTATATGTCATACTAGACAAAGTTGATTCTGTGTCTTTACTACAAAAAATGAATCGAACTAGTTGTTTCTGTTCTCAGTGTGCTGAGGTCGAGCAGAGACGTATGCAGAGCTGCATCCACTTCATGAATCTGAAAAAACTCAATCGTCTGGCACACATGCGACTAAAGAGAGGCAGAGACCAGACACACGAGGTAACTCACACACAACTCTCGAATGCTATCACACTTTCATGAcatgttaaaagaaatacaagctTAGATTAAGTTCACTCGATTCCacttatttgctaaaaaaaggTGCTTTCTCAACTCCTTTAGGTGCTGATTAGGAAAGGCAAGTTAAACAGCAAGCACTTTGTTTCTACTTTTAACACCCAACTGCAGTAGCTGCAACTGTCAGCATACGTAGCTTATACACCCtttgttttgttcatatttAGAATTTATCATTCCAGTTTTAGATGCTGCGCATTGATCCTATATATTGTTAAATTCTGGTTCTGATTCTCGGCATATTGTTTGGGGTGTATTTATTTCCAGGGTCACCTGGGTTATGTTTGTTAAGAAACCCtaaccacatttttttattcaggcGAAGCAGAGGGTGGATGTGCTGCACCTTCAGTTACAGAACCTGCTGTATGAAGTTATGCATCTTCAGAAGGAGATCAGCAAGTGTCTGGAGTTCAAGTTAGTACATAATACACTGTTTAACTATAACagcttttaatttgtaattaatactTGAGACCAAGCAAAATTGCTACCCATGAAAAGCCACTAAAGTTAAACATTATTATATACAAGAACAAGTGTAGTTTaagaagtgtttaaaaaaatgctgagTTAACATTCCCTTCCCTGATCTAGGTCTAAGCATGAGGAGATAGACTTGGTGTCTGAGGAAGCGTTTTACCAGGAGGCGCCACAGGAGATTTCCAGGCCTCACATCACAAAAAATGATCCCCACCAGCTCACACTGGCACGACTGGACTGGGAGCTTGAACAGAGGAAGAGGTAAGCAAACTTGCACACAGCATAGTGCGTTAGTAGCATGCTGTGGTCAAAATACAGTCTTGATTTTTTTGGAACCGTAGAGCAGCTGTTAAAAGTTTGTGCTTGGACGCAGGTTGGCAGAGGAATACAAGGAGTCCCAGGCCACAAAGGAGAAGATCCATAAGAGCATCGAGGTGAAGAAGGAACATCTGACAAGCTTGCAGCCAGGACTCAACGCCATCATGCAGGTATAGCAACTGCTTGGGTGCCATATTATAAAGGTTTCGAGCTTTGATAGGACAACACTTTTGTTCCAGTTGCAGCAACTTAAAGCATTGAGTTTGAAAGTGTTAAAAATGGTGttcatttattgtttatatAGACTGTTTCATTCAATATATTatattctgttttcttcattgaCTGAGATGAAGGTCTAACTGCTGGACACCATGTCcattctctcttctttcctaGGCCTCTCTCCCAGTGCAGGAGTATCTGGCCATGCCCTTTGAGCGGGCTCAGATACAGACAGAGGTTGCCCGCCACCTGCCTCCACCTCTATATGTCCTGTTTGTTCAAGCCAATGCCTACGGCCAGGCCTGTGGTCAGTAGTCATCAGAGAATATCCTACGTTTCAAGAACAAGTAGAGCTTTTCTTTATGGGATATAAGCCCTGGTTGtcaattattatttctttttccatgTCAGACAAGAACCTGAGTGTCTCAATGAGCGGTGATGTGGACGAGGCCAAGGCCCTGTCCAAACCTCCAGAAGACTCCCAGGGTACAAACACTACTTTACATTCTTGCCATCACACATACAGCATCTGCACATATCataacacataataataatattaataacaaacaaattattgttttttgtggaGTTCATCATTTGTTGTGCTAATTATTCAAGATTGTGAGAGATACTTCTCtaacaaaacaaacctttttggGGTTCTGGTTTCATCTAGATGACGAGAGTGACTCTGATGCAGAAGAGGAGCAAGAGAAAACGGTGAGTCTCAGGCCTGATTTCTTAATATACCCGTCTTTGCAACGGACACACATACTGTCCCTTAAGCCCCAGCGGTCCCACGGGTGCGGCAGCTCCTTATGGCTTCCGGCATCCAGACAAGTGCCCATTTGGAGATTCTTGGA includes:
- the tfip11 gene encoding tuftelin-interacting protein 11; this translates as MSMSHLYGRREEEEEGVEIESFEVTDWDLANEFNPDRRRHRQTKDQATYGIWADRDSDEDERPSFGGKKSKDYSAPVNFVSAGLRKSAAEEKQQQVEGGSDDSEEDGPSAPPPPRGAAPKKLQMGTFRGNQSQRFAGGIQSGKGIGTWEKHTKGIGQKLLQKMGYQPGKGLGKNAQGIINPIEAKVRKGKGAVGAYGNERTQQSLQDFPVVDSEEEEEKEFQKELGQWRKDPAGSIGKKKPKYSYRTVDELKAKGKLAGRSTAASAGELAQVKVIDMTGREQKVYYSYSQMSNKHSVPDEGPPSLSAQDQKGSGFALPELEHNLQLLIDLTEQDILQSARRLQHEKDVVVSLSHESLALQSRLDAEQESIRRMEAVLALVGRFPSGEMAPGEGPTLQECARIFETLQTDYYEEYKTMGLADLAVAVVQPLLKEKVRSWDPLKDSSYCLEDIGQWRAILESRDLRNSTPDSNMDPYHRLLWEVWIPVMRPCVSSWQPRLVGPMVDCVEVWAPLLPMWILDHLMEQLILPRLQREVDNWNPLTDTVPIHSWIHPWLPLLQSRLEPLYPPIRSKLSNALQRWHPSDASARLILQPWKDVFTPGAWEAFMVKNIIPKLALCLEELVINPHQQQMEPFHWVMDWEGMLSPSSLVSLLDKNFFTKWLQVLCSWLSNSPNYEEITKWYLGWKSMFSDALLSQTLIKEKFNEALDIMNRAVSSGMGGYMQPGARENIAYLTQTERRKDFQYEAMQERRDAESVAHRGISTGVPTNFKDLIQTKAEENNIVFMPLVAKRHEGKQLYTFGRIVIYIDRGVVFVQGEKTWVPTSLQSLIDMAK